A single region of the Raphanus sativus cultivar WK10039 chromosome 1, ASM80110v3, whole genome shotgun sequence genome encodes:
- the LOC108808337 gene encoding probable NOT transcription complex subunit VIP2 isoform X2, translated as MKDGGETKWISGEGEGEDEIHTIVLKKSLEEVTHSFLVERLLRKLKSSVNGSGSSLSEGSGRTFASSSFSGLSGAASPLFHHAAGSSVQGLHNIHGSFNVSNSGLNGLASAGVQQPNGRFASTNLPLGLSQISYGSSHGHSGLTSRGGGLGVSPILGNMVGGGSMGRTLSSGIGLSIPTLGNNGQNPMMSGILPQGSPQAFSMLGNSYPTSGGLSQNHVQAMNGLSSNDISPFDINNDFPQLTSRPSSAGGQGQLGARLQQGLGLSPIVQQNQEFSIQNEDFPALPGYKGSNADYPMDLHHKEQLHENSILMMQSQQLSMGRSGGFNLGGGSYTSHRPQQQHAQAVSSSGVSFNVSDIFSSSHPSYHSQTGGPPGLGLRSMNSANSITGLGYDQPLQQYQHHQNSSQYRLQQMSAVGQPFRDLGLKPTMQVTTQSNPDRFGLLGLLNVIKMSDPDLTSLALGIDLTTLGLNLNSTENLHKTFASPWSNEPSKGDPEFSVPQCYYAKNPPPQHQGLFAKLLLETLFYVFYSMPKDEAQLYATNELYHRGWFYHKEHKLWFIRIGEPLVKTNAYERGSYHCFDPSSFEIVQKENSVLYYEMLEKRPSLSQTLSVM; from the exons ATGAAGGATGGGGGTGAAACAAAATGGATCTCCGGAGAAggtgaaggagaagatgaaattcACACGATTGTGTTGAAGAAATCATTGGAGGAGGTGACACACTCTTTTTTGGTTGAGCGTCTTCTCAGAAAGCTAAAG TCATCAGTAAACGGATCGGGTTCGAGTTTATCCGAGGGTTCAGGGAGAacgtttgcttcttcttctttctctggtCTCTCTGGGGCAGCTTCTCCACTTTTCCATCATGCTGCTG GTTCTTCTGTTCAGGGCCTTCATAACATTCATGGAAGCTTTAATGTTTCCAACTCTGGTCTAAATGGTCTTGCTTCTGCTGGAGTCCAACAACCAAATGGAAGATTTGCATCCACCAATCTTCCGCTTGGCCTCTCTCAG ATATCTTACGGTAGCTCTCATGGACACTCAGGACTCACTAGTAGAGGAGGAG GACTTGGAGTTTCTCCCATTTTGGGAAATATGGTTGGTGGAGGCTCAATGGGCAGGACTTTGAGCTCTGGCATAGGATTATCTATCCCGACTCT TGGAAATAATGGACAAAACCCAATGATGAGTGGGATCCTTCCACAAG GATCTCCGCAGGCATTTTCTATGCTTGGAAACTCCTACCCTACATCTGGAGGACTTTCCCAAAATCATGTTCAAGCAATGAACGGTCTAAGCTCCAACGACATTTCTCCGTTCGATATTAATAATGATTTTCCTCAGCTCACTAGCCGTCCCAGTTCTGCCGGCGGTCAAGGACAATTGG GGGCTCGATTACAACAAGGCCTTGGTCTCAGCCCCATAGTTCAGCAAAACCAAGAGTTCAGTATTCAAAATGAAGATTTTCCGGCATTGCCTGGATACAAAG GTAGCAATGCGGATTATCCAATGGATTTGCATCATAAAGAACAACTCCATGAGAATTCAATTTTAATGATGCAATCTCAACAGTTATCT ATGGGAAGGTCTGGTGGGTTTAACTTAGGTGGAGGATCATATACGTCACACCGTCCTCAACAACAACATGCTCAAGCTGTGAGTAGTAGTGGAGTCTCCTTTAATGTCTCTGACATCTTCTCATCCTCGCATCCGTCTTACCACTCTCAG ACTGGTGGACCTCCTGGTCTTGGACTAAGATCTATGAACTCTGCAAATTCTATCACTGGGTTGGGTTATGACCAGCCCCTCCAGCAATATCAGCACCATCAGAACTCGTCCCAATACCGCTTGCAGCAGATGTCAGCTGTTGGCCAACCTTTTAGAGATTTAGGATTAAAACCAACAATGCAAGTGACAACACAGTCAAATCCTGATCGTTTTGGCTTGCTCGGTTTGCTTAATGTGATAAAGATGAGCGACCCTGACTTGACTTCTTTGGCACTTGGGATTGATCTGACGACACTTGGGTTAAATCTGAACTCAACAGAAAATCTTCATAAGACTTTCGCCTCGCCTTGGTCTAATGAACCCTCTAAAGGTGATCCTGAGTTTAGTGTACCGCAGTGTTACTACGCAAAAAATCCTCCACCTCAACAT CAAGGGCTCTTTGCAAAGTTATTGCTAGAAACATTGTTTTATGTATTCTATAG CATGCCGAAAGATGAGGCGCAGTTATACGCAACAAATGAACT TTACCACAGAGGTTGGTTCTACCACAAAGAACACAAGTTGTGGTTCATTAGAATCGGGGAACCTCTCGTGAAAACAAATGCGTATGAAAGAGGATCATATCACTGTTTTGATCCAAGCTCATTTGAGATCGTTCAAAAG GAAAATTCTGTTCTTTATTACGAGATGCTGGAAAAGAGACCCTCACTATCTCAAACACTGAGTGTAATGTAA
- the LOC108808337 gene encoding probable NOT transcription complex subunit VIP2 isoform X1: protein MKDGGETKWISGEGEGEDEIHTIVLKKSLEEVTHSFLVERLLRKLKSSVNGSGSSLSEGSGRTFASSSFSGLSGAASPLFHHAAGSSVQGLHNIHGSFNVSNSGLNGLASAGVQQPNGRFASTNLPLGLSQISYGSSHGHSGLTSRGGGLGVSPILGNMVGGGSMGRTLSSGIGLSIPTLGSRLNLAANNASGNNGQNPMMSGILPQGSPQAFSMLGNSYPTSGGLSQNHVQAMNGLSSNDISPFDINNDFPQLTSRPSSAGGQGQLGARLQQGLGLSPIVQQNQEFSIQNEDFPALPGYKGSNADYPMDLHHKEQLHENSILMMQSQQLSMGRSGGFNLGGGSYTSHRPQQQHAQAVSSSGVSFNVSDIFSSSHPSYHSQTGGPPGLGLRSMNSANSITGLGYDQPLQQYQHHQNSSQYRLQQMSAVGQPFRDLGLKPTMQVTTQSNPDRFGLLGLLNVIKMSDPDLTSLALGIDLTTLGLNLNSTENLHKTFASPWSNEPSKGDPEFSVPQCYYAKNPPPQHQGLFAKLLLETLFYVFYSMPKDEAQLYATNELYHRGWFYHKEHKLWFIRIGEPLVKTNAYERGSYHCFDPSSFEIVQKENSVLYYEMLEKRPSLSQTLSVM from the exons ATGAAGGATGGGGGTGAAACAAAATGGATCTCCGGAGAAggtgaaggagaagatgaaattcACACGATTGTGTTGAAGAAATCATTGGAGGAGGTGACACACTCTTTTTTGGTTGAGCGTCTTCTCAGAAAGCTAAAG TCATCAGTAAACGGATCGGGTTCGAGTTTATCCGAGGGTTCAGGGAGAacgtttgcttcttcttctttctctggtCTCTCTGGGGCAGCTTCTCCACTTTTCCATCATGCTGCTG GTTCTTCTGTTCAGGGCCTTCATAACATTCATGGAAGCTTTAATGTTTCCAACTCTGGTCTAAATGGTCTTGCTTCTGCTGGAGTCCAACAACCAAATGGAAGATTTGCATCCACCAATCTTCCGCTTGGCCTCTCTCAG ATATCTTACGGTAGCTCTCATGGACACTCAGGACTCACTAGTAGAGGAGGAG GACTTGGAGTTTCTCCCATTTTGGGAAATATGGTTGGTGGAGGCTCAATGGGCAGGACTTTGAGCTCTGGCATAGGATTATCTATCCCGACTCTTGGTTCTCGTCTAAATTTGGCAGCAAACAACGCATCTGGAAATAATGGACAAAACCCAATGATGAGTGGGATCCTTCCACAAG GATCTCCGCAGGCATTTTCTATGCTTGGAAACTCCTACCCTACATCTGGAGGACTTTCCCAAAATCATGTTCAAGCAATGAACGGTCTAAGCTCCAACGACATTTCTCCGTTCGATATTAATAATGATTTTCCTCAGCTCACTAGCCGTCCCAGTTCTGCCGGCGGTCAAGGACAATTGG GGGCTCGATTACAACAAGGCCTTGGTCTCAGCCCCATAGTTCAGCAAAACCAAGAGTTCAGTATTCAAAATGAAGATTTTCCGGCATTGCCTGGATACAAAG GTAGCAATGCGGATTATCCAATGGATTTGCATCATAAAGAACAACTCCATGAGAATTCAATTTTAATGATGCAATCTCAACAGTTATCT ATGGGAAGGTCTGGTGGGTTTAACTTAGGTGGAGGATCATATACGTCACACCGTCCTCAACAACAACATGCTCAAGCTGTGAGTAGTAGTGGAGTCTCCTTTAATGTCTCTGACATCTTCTCATCCTCGCATCCGTCTTACCACTCTCAG ACTGGTGGACCTCCTGGTCTTGGACTAAGATCTATGAACTCTGCAAATTCTATCACTGGGTTGGGTTATGACCAGCCCCTCCAGCAATATCAGCACCATCAGAACTCGTCCCAATACCGCTTGCAGCAGATGTCAGCTGTTGGCCAACCTTTTAGAGATTTAGGATTAAAACCAACAATGCAAGTGACAACACAGTCAAATCCTGATCGTTTTGGCTTGCTCGGTTTGCTTAATGTGATAAAGATGAGCGACCCTGACTTGACTTCTTTGGCACTTGGGATTGATCTGACGACACTTGGGTTAAATCTGAACTCAACAGAAAATCTTCATAAGACTTTCGCCTCGCCTTGGTCTAATGAACCCTCTAAAGGTGATCCTGAGTTTAGTGTACCGCAGTGTTACTACGCAAAAAATCCTCCACCTCAACAT CAAGGGCTCTTTGCAAAGTTATTGCTAGAAACATTGTTTTATGTATTCTATAG CATGCCGAAAGATGAGGCGCAGTTATACGCAACAAATGAACT TTACCACAGAGGTTGGTTCTACCACAAAGAACACAAGTTGTGGTTCATTAGAATCGGGGAACCTCTCGTGAAAACAAATGCGTATGAAAGAGGATCATATCACTGTTTTGATCCAAGCTCATTTGAGATCGTTCAAAAG GAAAATTCTGTTCTTTATTACGAGATGCTGGAAAAGAGACCCTCACTATCTCAAACACTGAGTGTAATGTAA
- the LOC108808337 gene encoding probable NOT transcription complex subunit VIP2 isoform X3 — protein sequence MSSLLNSSVNGSGSSLSEGSGRTFASSSFSGLSGAASPLFHHAAGSSVQGLHNIHGSFNVSNSGLNGLASAGVQQPNGRFASTNLPLGLSQISYGSSHGHSGLTSRGGGLGVSPILGNMVGGGSMGRTLSSGIGLSIPTLGSRLNLAANNASGNNGQNPMMSGILPQGSPQAFSMLGNSYPTSGGLSQNHVQAMNGLSSNDISPFDINNDFPQLTSRPSSAGGQGQLGARLQQGLGLSPIVQQNQEFSIQNEDFPALPGYKGSNADYPMDLHHKEQLHENSILMMQSQQLSMGRSGGFNLGGGSYTSHRPQQQHAQAVSSSGVSFNVSDIFSSSHPSYHSQTGGPPGLGLRSMNSANSITGLGYDQPLQQYQHHQNSSQYRLQQMSAVGQPFRDLGLKPTMQVTTQSNPDRFGLLGLLNVIKMSDPDLTSLALGIDLTTLGLNLNSTENLHKTFASPWSNEPSKGDPEFSVPQCYYAKNPPPQHQGLFAKLLLETLFYVFYSMPKDEAQLYATNELYHRGWFYHKEHKLWFIRIGEPLVKTNAYERGSYHCFDPSSFEIVQKENSVLYYEMLEKRPSLSQTLSVM from the exons ATGTCAAGCTTACTTAAT TCATCAGTAAACGGATCGGGTTCGAGTTTATCCGAGGGTTCAGGGAGAacgtttgcttcttcttctttctctggtCTCTCTGGGGCAGCTTCTCCACTTTTCCATCATGCTGCTG GTTCTTCTGTTCAGGGCCTTCATAACATTCATGGAAGCTTTAATGTTTCCAACTCTGGTCTAAATGGTCTTGCTTCTGCTGGAGTCCAACAACCAAATGGAAGATTTGCATCCACCAATCTTCCGCTTGGCCTCTCTCAG ATATCTTACGGTAGCTCTCATGGACACTCAGGACTCACTAGTAGAGGAGGAG GACTTGGAGTTTCTCCCATTTTGGGAAATATGGTTGGTGGAGGCTCAATGGGCAGGACTTTGAGCTCTGGCATAGGATTATCTATCCCGACTCTTGGTTCTCGTCTAAATTTGGCAGCAAACAACGCATCTGGAAATAATGGACAAAACCCAATGATGAGTGGGATCCTTCCACAAG GATCTCCGCAGGCATTTTCTATGCTTGGAAACTCCTACCCTACATCTGGAGGACTTTCCCAAAATCATGTTCAAGCAATGAACGGTCTAAGCTCCAACGACATTTCTCCGTTCGATATTAATAATGATTTTCCTCAGCTCACTAGCCGTCCCAGTTCTGCCGGCGGTCAAGGACAATTGG GGGCTCGATTACAACAAGGCCTTGGTCTCAGCCCCATAGTTCAGCAAAACCAAGAGTTCAGTATTCAAAATGAAGATTTTCCGGCATTGCCTGGATACAAAG GTAGCAATGCGGATTATCCAATGGATTTGCATCATAAAGAACAACTCCATGAGAATTCAATTTTAATGATGCAATCTCAACAGTTATCT ATGGGAAGGTCTGGTGGGTTTAACTTAGGTGGAGGATCATATACGTCACACCGTCCTCAACAACAACATGCTCAAGCTGTGAGTAGTAGTGGAGTCTCCTTTAATGTCTCTGACATCTTCTCATCCTCGCATCCGTCTTACCACTCTCAG ACTGGTGGACCTCCTGGTCTTGGACTAAGATCTATGAACTCTGCAAATTCTATCACTGGGTTGGGTTATGACCAGCCCCTCCAGCAATATCAGCACCATCAGAACTCGTCCCAATACCGCTTGCAGCAGATGTCAGCTGTTGGCCAACCTTTTAGAGATTTAGGATTAAAACCAACAATGCAAGTGACAACACAGTCAAATCCTGATCGTTTTGGCTTGCTCGGTTTGCTTAATGTGATAAAGATGAGCGACCCTGACTTGACTTCTTTGGCACTTGGGATTGATCTGACGACACTTGGGTTAAATCTGAACTCAACAGAAAATCTTCATAAGACTTTCGCCTCGCCTTGGTCTAATGAACCCTCTAAAGGTGATCCTGAGTTTAGTGTACCGCAGTGTTACTACGCAAAAAATCCTCCACCTCAACAT CAAGGGCTCTTTGCAAAGTTATTGCTAGAAACATTGTTTTATGTATTCTATAG CATGCCGAAAGATGAGGCGCAGTTATACGCAACAAATGAACT TTACCACAGAGGTTGGTTCTACCACAAAGAACACAAGTTGTGGTTCATTAGAATCGGGGAACCTCTCGTGAAAACAAATGCGTATGAAAGAGGATCATATCACTGTTTTGATCCAAGCTCATTTGAGATCGTTCAAAAG GAAAATTCTGTTCTTTATTACGAGATGCTGGAAAAGAGACCCTCACTATCTCAAACACTGAGTGTAATGTAA